The genomic stretch GCTCGCTGGGCGGTGTGTGCCAGGCGCAGCAGTAGGAAGGCGATCAGAGCCACTGCGATCTGAATGCGCACGGCATTTTCGGAGCGTCCAATGAACTGCTTGATTTTGAGGGTCTGCTTGACCCAACGAAAGAACAGCTCAATCTGCCAACGGCGTTTATAGAGATCGGCGATATCGGTTGCCGGTAGATCGAGGTCATTGGTGAGGATGCGCAGGATCCTTCCGGTGTCGATGCGCACGCGGATCTCGCGGACGGGATCCTGGAACGGGTTTTGACGGTTGCGTGCCATACGTTGCGGCAGATGGCCGATGCGATCAGAAAGAATATTTGAGCCTGCCGCGACTGCATTCTTGTGGACCACGTGAAGCTTGGTGTTGCTCTTGAGCCGGGTCACGATCCGGCAGTCCGCGGCGTGGAGTTTGGCCCACCAGGAGTAGTCATAATAGCCGAGGTCGAACACGTAGGTGGCCCCGGCCTCGATCGGCATGTCCTTGGCGGCAGTGATGTCATTGATGTTGGCCGGCGTGACAGCGGCATAGATCGGGCAAACGGCGTCGGGGTCATAGACGATGTGCATCTTGGCGCCGCAGACACCTGCCGAGAACCTCGCCCAGTCCTTGCTCAGCGCGCTCAGACGAAGGCTGCTCGAATCGATCAGGTGCACCGCTTCGCCGGTCTTGCGCTTGAGCCCACGCGTGAGCTGCCCGACCAAATGCGCGAACAGGCCGCTGAACACCTGCCAGGGCCGCTGTGCGTTGGCATCCGCAAGCGTCGAGCGCGACACCTCATCGCTGCCCAAATGGTAGAGCCTGGTGGCGTGGCTCTGCAGACCGGCCTCGATCTCTCGCAGGCTCTGCGCCCCCGACAATTGTGCGTACATCAGCGCAATTAATTGGCTCTTCGTCGTCAGGGTGCGAACATGCTTGTCGGCCCCGTGCTCATCCACAAGCTGATCAAAGCGATGCCACGGAACCTGCTTCAATACGCTGTGGAATACACTATTGTGATGCTGCATGGCTTGATCCT from Bradyrhizobium sp. Ash2021 encodes the following:
- a CDS encoding IS4 family transposase, with translation MQHHNSVFHSVLKQVPWHRFDQLVDEHGADKHVRTLTTKSQLIALMYAQLSGAQSLREIEAGLQSHATRLYHLGSDEVSRSTLADANAQRPWQVFSGLFAHLVGQLTRGLKRKTGEAVHLIDSSSLRLSALSKDWARFSAGVCGAKMHIVYDPDAVCPIYAAVTPANINDITAAKDMPIEAGATYVFDLGYYDYSWWAKLHAADCRIVTRLKSNTKLHVVHKNAVAAGSNILSDRIGHLPQRMARNRQNPFQDPVREIRVRIDTGRILRILTNDLDLPATDIADLYKRRWQIELFFRWVKQTLKIKQFIGRSENAVRIQIAVALIAFLLLRLAHTAQRAVHSLLTFTRLVRVNLMHRRPINRLLLPPPPIIKDQRQLSLSLC